A genomic segment from Nicotiana tabacum cultivar K326 chromosome 9, ASM71507v2, whole genome shotgun sequence encodes:
- the LOC107778626 gene encoding secreted RxLR effector protein 161-like, giving the protein MKYTKELIQKFGMSSAKAIGTPVSPSTSLDKDEKGNSVDETKYRGMIGSLLYLSVSRPDIMFSAYKCARFQSAPKESYMTAVKRIIRYLIGTISYGLWYPRSNNFKLEGFSDVDLAGDNEDRKSTSGIYQLLGKALISWNSKKQGSVALSTTEAKYNSIGQCCAQLLWISHQLGDYELFFKPIQIFCDNSSAICLSKNHVHHSKAKHIDIKHHFIRDHVLKEDTKLSFVGTTDQLADIFASLYLKIDFAP; this is encoded by the coding sequence ATGAAATATACAAAGGAATTAATTCAAAAGTTTGGCATGAGCAGCGCTAAAGCAATTGGTACACCAGTGAGCCCGTCAACAAGTCTCGACAAGGACGAAAAAGGAAATTCAGTTGATGAAACTaaatatcgtggaatgattggctCTTTGCTTTACTTGTCTGTCAGTCgaccagatattatgtttagtgCGTATAAATGTGCCAGGTTTCAGTCAGCTCCTAAGGAATCGTACATGACTGCAGTAAAGAGAATAATTCGTTATCTCATTGGAACTATATCATATGGACTATGGTACCCACGTTCTAACAATTTTAAGCTTGAAGGTTTTTCAGATGTTGATCTTGCAGGTGATAACGAAGACAGAAAGAGCACTAGCGGAATATATCAATTACTGGGAAAGGCATTAATATCATGGAACAGTAAGAAACAAGGCTCAGTTGCATTATCCACAACTGAGGCAAAATATAATTCCATTGGGCAATGCTGTGCACAGTTACTATGGATATCTCATCAACTGGGTGACTATGAACTATTTTTTAAACCTattcaaatattttgtgataactCTAGTGCTATATGTCTCTCAAAGAATCATGTGCATCATTCTAAGGCTAAGCATATAGATATTAAACATCATTTCATTAGAGATCATGTCCTTAAGGaagatacaaaattatcatttgttGGCACCACAGATCAATTAGCAGACATTTTTGCAAGCCTTTACTTGAAGATAGATTTTGCTCCCTAA